A stretch of the Mycobacterium sp. ITM-2016-00317 genome encodes the following:
- a CDS encoding formamidase — translation MNLEGLNAGTGELVLGLVQQQIPRIRTRADVTAAAERTASALREAKASMASLDLLVFPEYGLHGLRKDSWSDDALMCRIDGPEVDLLRAACAETGTWALFSVMESNDRGAPFNTALIVDAAGEIALKIRKLHPWTPKEPWEPGDLGVPVCAGPKGSVLGVLICHDGMFPEMAREACYRGANVLLRPAGYKFGLRQSWRITNEANAFCNLAFTASVCLAGDDGNGFASMGEAMVCDVDGTILVRGDASPDRIVTAAIDPARSDRARRDWGVENNIYQLGHRGFTAVAGGATDAPYTYIHDLAAGRYRLPWEDEVRVTDGTGEGYGPPRPAGSTVDTARAGLKSPPQPR, via the coding sequence GTGAATCTGGAGGGGCTCAACGCCGGGACCGGAGAGTTGGTGCTCGGTCTGGTCCAGCAGCAGATCCCGCGAATCCGCACCCGCGCCGATGTGACCGCGGCCGCCGAGCGCACCGCATCGGCGCTGCGGGAGGCCAAGGCGTCGATGGCGTCGCTGGACCTGCTGGTCTTTCCCGAGTACGGGCTCCACGGGCTGCGCAAGGACTCGTGGTCGGACGACGCGTTGATGTGCCGCATCGACGGACCTGAGGTCGACCTCCTCAGGGCGGCATGCGCCGAGACCGGCACCTGGGCCCTGTTCAGCGTGATGGAGAGCAACGACCGAGGAGCGCCGTTCAACACCGCGCTGATCGTCGACGCCGCCGGCGAGATCGCGCTCAAGATCCGCAAACTTCATCCGTGGACCCCGAAAGAACCTTGGGAGCCGGGCGATCTCGGCGTGCCCGTGTGCGCAGGCCCCAAGGGATCTGTGCTCGGGGTGCTGATCTGCCATGACGGCATGTTCCCGGAGATGGCGCGGGAGGCCTGTTACCGCGGGGCGAACGTGCTGTTGCGGCCCGCCGGCTACAAGTTCGGACTCCGGCAGTCCTGGCGTATCACCAACGAGGCCAACGCTTTCTGCAACCTCGCCTTCACCGCATCGGTGTGCCTGGCCGGCGACGACGGCAATGGTTTCGCCTCGATGGGCGAAGCCATGGTGTGCGACGTCGACGGGACGATCCTGGTGCGCGGCGACGCCTCACCCGACCGGATCGTCACCGCCGCGATCGATCCGGCGCGTTCGGACCGGGCCCGGCGCGACTGGGGCGTGGAGAACAACATCTACCAACTTGGCCATCGAGGCTTCACCGCGGTGGCCGGTGGGGCCACGGACGCCCCTTACACCTACATCCACGATCTCGCCGCGGGCCGCTACCGGCTGCCATGGGAGGACGAGGTCCGGGTGACCGACGGCACCGGAGAGGGTTACGGACCGCCACGGCCTGCCGGCAGCACCGTCGACACCGCGCGGGCGGGCCTCAAGTCGCCGCCGCAGCCGCGTTAG